Proteins found in one Caldalkalibacillus salinus genomic segment:
- the addB gene encoding helicase-exonuclease AddAB subunit AddB gives MSIQFLIGRSGSGKSTWMREQVKQQLEQEPKGDPIIFLVPDQMSFQIEYDISSTPALKGMLRAQVLSFSRMAYRILQEVGGIANVPIDQVGVTMLLRKIVEEHRSDLRVFQRSADQFGFLEQLEQMMTELKRYQVNFDQLQEEEVGTNPLLQDKCHDLQLIFERLQQALWGQYVDAEDTMRLLAEKLPFSDYIRKASIYVDGFHQFTPQERDVIRALMKTCRQMTISLTLDPAVAQRREIPDETALFYPTAQTHQQLLDIVAEEQLTLRETIFFEEGRRHQCVSALHHLEQGFDHSPPPPFTETVEDQIELSAAVNRRAEVEHMARQMLSLVRDKGYRWRDIVVLTRDLSLYHDVIENVFAEYDMPVFVDQKKTMLHHPIVECIRSTLDVINQNWRYDAVFRCVKTDLLYQWENEADLLEKREAFDQLENYVLAHGINGNKWKQEDVWQGLTYRSLEEEHDAVFDDEEEQRQRKALRDQIVTPISALEQRLRQAPHVRAMCAALFQYLEDIQVPRKMALWKSQAEAQGNLRLAREHDQVWGAIMDLLDQLVEMMGDEHISLELFAQFMESGCERLRFAHVPPAIDQVVVGDMERSRFSDSKVVFLMGVNDGVLPARTEEEGIVTDDEREWLSEAGMGLAPCQKEKLALETFGFYLAVCAPSERLFVSYALADAEGKSLQPSIFLRKITSLFPELTEQLAVQDPYEQAEAEQLAFIQRPFKTLSSLTSVLRHWQKGYPLAPFWWDAYNWLVKDEHWRDEARRTLKSLFYRNEAKPLKRETSKQLYGDRIRASVSRMEKFQACPFSQFLSHGLRLKERRVFRLEAPDIGQLFHAALKKIDDQLRYSKRQWHELSKDECRTLAKEVVEQIAPRLQGNILLSSHRHQYIKRKLQQVVERASDVLHEHAKGSQFYPIGMEVGFGPGEALPPLHFTLPNGVSMEVIGRIDRVDRAEEAGHLYLRVIDYKSSQRDVDLSEVYYGMSLQMLMYLDVIITYAERWLGQQAEAAGVLYFHIHNPILNKTGPVPQDVVDQELYRQFKMKGLVLADEDVVRSMDTTLDTQYSDVIPVALKKDGSFYSNSKVASREEFDYLRAFVRQQVEDIGIKITNGDIDIAPYQYKQRTPCTFCSFKSVCQYDQTLEENQYDTKRPLSRQGIMDSLRQATEQHTESTGDVSVRRRES, from the coding sequence ATGTCGATCCAATTTTTAATCGGTCGTTCAGGCAGCGGAAAAAGCACGTGGATGCGAGAACAAGTGAAGCAACAATTAGAACAAGAGCCCAAAGGCGATCCTATTATTTTTCTCGTCCCTGATCAGATGTCATTTCAGATTGAATACGACATTTCCTCAACACCGGCACTAAAAGGCATGTTACGGGCACAAGTGTTAAGTTTTTCAAGGATGGCCTATCGCATTCTGCAAGAGGTGGGTGGCATCGCCAATGTCCCCATAGATCAAGTGGGTGTGACTATGCTGTTGCGCAAAATCGTAGAAGAACACCGTTCTGATTTAAGAGTCTTTCAACGCTCAGCCGATCAATTTGGTTTCCTAGAGCAGCTAGAGCAAATGATGACCGAGTTGAAGCGTTATCAGGTCAATTTTGACCAGCTCCAGGAGGAAGAAGTAGGCACGAATCCTCTATTACAGGATAAATGCCATGACCTACAGCTGATTTTTGAGCGCCTGCAACAGGCCCTCTGGGGTCAATACGTGGACGCAGAAGATACCATGCGCTTACTTGCAGAGAAACTCCCATTCTCAGATTACATACGTAAGGCGAGTATATATGTCGATGGCTTTCATCAGTTTACGCCACAAGAGCGGGATGTGATTCGGGCCCTTATGAAAACGTGCCGGCAGATGACAATCTCCCTCACCTTGGACCCTGCTGTGGCCCAGAGGAGGGAAATCCCTGATGAAACGGCGTTATTTTATCCGACAGCACAGACGCACCAACAACTGCTAGATATAGTGGCTGAAGAACAACTCACCCTACGCGAAACGATCTTCTTTGAGGAGGGTCGGCGCCATCAATGTGTGTCTGCGCTACACCATTTAGAGCAAGGGTTTGATCACAGTCCACCACCGCCGTTCACGGAGACGGTCGAGGACCAGATTGAACTGAGTGCAGCTGTCAATCGCCGTGCCGAGGTCGAACACATGGCCAGGCAGATGTTGTCACTCGTAAGAGATAAAGGCTATCGTTGGCGAGATATCGTCGTATTAACCAGAGATCTTTCCCTGTATCATGATGTCATCGAGAACGTATTCGCTGAATACGACATGCCGGTGTTTGTGGACCAGAAGAAAACGATGCTCCATCATCCCATCGTGGAATGCATCCGTTCAACCCTAGATGTGATTAATCAAAACTGGCGGTATGACGCTGTGTTTCGTTGTGTCAAAACCGATTTATTATACCAATGGGAAAATGAAGCAGATCTCCTAGAGAAACGCGAAGCCTTCGACCAACTTGAAAACTACGTCTTGGCCCACGGCATTAACGGAAACAAATGGAAACAAGAGGACGTTTGGCAGGGCTTAACGTATCGCTCTTTAGAGGAGGAGCATGACGCTGTATTCGACGATGAAGAGGAACAAAGACAAAGAAAAGCGCTACGGGATCAGATTGTGACACCGATCTCAGCATTAGAGCAGCGACTGCGACAAGCCCCTCATGTGAGAGCGATGTGTGCGGCGCTGTTTCAGTACCTTGAAGATATACAAGTGCCTCGTAAAATGGCGCTATGGAAGAGTCAGGCTGAAGCTCAAGGCAACCTAAGATTAGCCCGTGAACATGACCAAGTATGGGGCGCCATAATGGATTTACTAGACCAGTTAGTCGAAATGATGGGAGATGAGCATATATCGCTTGAGCTTTTCGCCCAGTTCATGGAGTCCGGTTGTGAAAGACTACGCTTTGCGCACGTCCCACCAGCCATCGACCAAGTTGTGGTTGGAGACATGGAACGCAGTCGTTTTTCAGATAGTAAGGTTGTCTTTCTCATGGGTGTCAACGACGGTGTGTTACCAGCTAGAACGGAGGAGGAAGGCATCGTTACGGATGATGAACGGGAATGGCTGTCTGAAGCAGGGATGGGATTGGCCCCATGTCAGAAAGAAAAACTGGCATTAGAAACGTTTGGTTTTTATCTTGCCGTCTGTGCCCCATCTGAGCGACTGTTTGTGAGTTACGCGCTCGCCGATGCGGAAGGGAAATCGTTACAGCCCTCTATCTTCTTGCGCAAAATCACGTCACTCTTTCCGGAGCTAACCGAGCAACTGGCGGTGCAAGATCCTTACGAACAGGCGGAAGCCGAGCAATTGGCGTTCATTCAGCGACCATTTAAGACCCTATCCTCCCTTACATCCGTTTTACGCCATTGGCAGAAAGGGTACCCATTGGCGCCTTTTTGGTGGGATGCGTATAACTGGCTAGTGAAGGATGAGCATTGGAGAGATGAAGCGAGACGGACACTCAAAAGCTTGTTTTACCGTAATGAAGCAAAACCGCTTAAGCGAGAAACAAGCAAGCAATTATATGGTGATCGGATACGGGCGAGTGTGTCACGTATGGAAAAATTCCAAGCCTGTCCGTTCTCTCAGTTCCTATCACATGGCTTAAGGTTGAAGGAACGTCGCGTATTTCGCCTTGAAGCGCCTGATATCGGGCAATTATTTCATGCTGCTTTGAAAAAGATTGATGATCAGCTGCGATATTCAAAACGTCAGTGGCATGAGTTAAGCAAGGACGAGTGTAGAACTCTAGCGAAAGAAGTGGTGGAGCAGATTGCGCCACGATTACAAGGGAATATTCTATTGAGTAGTCATCGCCACCAGTACATCAAAAGAAAGCTCCAACAAGTGGTCGAACGTGCGTCGGACGTGTTACATGAGCACGCCAAAGGGAGTCAATTCTACCCCATTGGCATGGAAGTTGGATTTGGACCTGGCGAAGCGCTACCCCCTCTTCATTTTACGTTGCCGAACGGGGTTAGTATGGAGGTTATCGGGCGTATCGACCGTGTGGATCGTGCAGAGGAGGCAGGGCACTTATATTTACGTGTCATAGACTATAAGTCTAGCCAACGTGATGTTGATCTCAGTGAAGTCTATTACGGTATGTCCTTACAGATGTTAATGTACCTCGATGTGATTATCACATACGCTGAACGTTGGTTGGGTCAACAAGCGGAGGCTGCTGGGGTGCTGTACTTTCATATTCATAACCCGATCCTTAATAAGACTGGCCCTGTACCTCAGGATGTTGTCGATCAAGAACTGTACCGTCAGTTTAAAATGAAGGGACTCGTCCTTGCGGATGAAGATGTGGTTAGAAGCATGGACACTACACTGGACACCCAGTACTCCGACGTCATCCCAGTGGCGTTGAAGAAGGATGGTAGCTTTTACAGTAATTCAAAAGTAGCTAGTCGTGAGGAATTTGACTACCTCAGGGCGTTTGTACGGCAACAGGTCGAGGACATCGGGATCAAAATCACAAACGGGGACATCGATATTGCACCGTACCAGTACAAGCAACGAACCCCGTGTACATTCTGTTCCTTTAAGTCGGTGTGTCAATACGACCAAACGTTAGAAGAGAACCAATATGACACTAAGCGCCCCCTTTCTAGACAGGGGATAATGGATAGCTTAAGGCAGGCTACGGAACAGCATACAGAGAGCACAGGAGACGTCAGCGTCAGAAGGAGGGAGAGTTAG
- a CDS encoding ribonuclease H-like YkuK family protein — translation MDFISPSHGRMSLQEITYNIQTFIEEDPKAKYKIVIGTDSQTVKNKTTFVSALIVHREGKGARFFYRKLRVKRIPDLRSRIYKETELSLNLIDHLKEKGIVSLLQDWPIEVHIDVGQHGETRMLIQEVVGWVTAVGYEAIIKPHSFGASSVADKFTG, via the coding sequence GTGGATTTTATAAGTCCCAGTCATGGAAGGATGTCTTTACAGGAGATTACGTATAATATCCAAACCTTTATTGAAGAAGACCCTAAAGCCAAATATAAAATTGTCATTGGGACAGACTCACAAACAGTGAAAAATAAAACGACGTTTGTCTCCGCCTTAATTGTCCACCGTGAAGGCAAAGGGGCTCGGTTCTTTTACAGAAAACTGAGAGTCAAACGCATCCCAGATCTACGTAGTCGCATCTACAAAGAGACGGAATTGAGCCTGAATCTCATCGACCACCTCAAAGAGAAAGGCATCGTGTCCTTGCTCCAAGATTGGCCCATTGAGGTGCATATCGACGTGGGGCAACATGGTGAAACACGGATGCTGATACAAGAAGTCGTGGGGTGGGTCACCGCTGTCGGTTACGAAGCGATCATTAAGCCACACTCTTTTGGCGCAAGTTCAGTTGCTGATAAATTTACAGGTTAG
- the addA gene encoding helicase-exonuclease AddAB subunit AddA: MQDMRIDIPPKPEGSLWTDEQWQAIKAKGQDILVAAAAGSGKTAVLVERMIHRILDTEDPVDVDRLLIVTFTNAAAAEMKTRIGEALEQALEQNPDSLYLKRQLTLLNKASISTLHSFCLDVMRRYYYQLDLDPKFRVAEDTEVALIQEEVFETLFEEWYAQSDHEAFYDLVDRFSTDRSDIDLQRLVLQLYHFSRSHPFPNQWLAHIVQSYQNVDDFFASCTKALCDHIQGECQSWLDQIDTGLALTQELDGPEAYAVNLEADRQIILELLQAASEGWDSLCTAFESVSFGRLKACKGDHIDAQKQNRVKQLRDRIKKEVSKRQEEWFSRPKEAHKEDILSMGRHIQTLVSCVQAFATRYDEIKRKKAIVDFSDLEHLCLDILMQEGSTLEAPMPSEVALSYKQRFAEILVDEYQDTNLVQETILQLIRQDDPGNLFMVGDVKQSIYRFRMAEPGLFIQKYKHFTPIDDMLKTDGPPPAMEEDMQRQDDPQQKDDDPQRDNTQQENPQRRSAGAGVRIDLARNFRSRREVLEGTNFLFYQLMSEQLGEVPYDEAAALKVGASYPEEDVPVEVAMIDREELDVEAKGHASTSTKQNDFVEDTEDPTIDLENVQLEARYIGQKIRTMIGHEEDAPTQIYDTKTQQYRSLQYRDIVILLRATSTWAPVILEELKQQGIPAYSELTTGYFEATEVAMMLSLLKVIDNPYQDIPFASVLRSPFVQLDGEALAHIRIHQQKGSFYEAFRACLTSPEGDSEDSDQAVRDAHKNDLDDVEEATGSIHLEAPHGDTDARPVFTSELQKRLYHFDKQLQQWRTKARQGSLADLIWQIYQDTGYYDYVGGMPGGQQRQANLRALYDRARQYESTSFRGLFRFLRFIERMQDQGRDLGTARALGEQEDVVRVITIHKSKGLEFPVVFVAGLNKNFNRMDLNQKVLLHKTWGLGTRVIDTEQRISYPTLPYGLLKQQMEKEMLAEEMRVLYVALTRAKERLVLVGTLKETMKHIGAWLEHAHHRRWVLPDLIRLKAKTFFDWMGPALVRHRHSHPVFEKAQVATPAGEHHLGDHVSSWRLTFVPASTLVAVHTTDQQKQEARLADIQAVNPVPEMTEHAEEIHRRLTWQYPSHLAQTMLAKQSVTEIKKQQEWKMFQEETLEMSPVLGEAEQQQPIVDRPRFLQAHSLTATERGTAVHVIMQHLPLGQSMSMADMQRFVQTLVDRELLDPTVAEDIDLTPLVAFSDSDINHRLQEASWIEREMPFSYTLPASDIQKLKGEQVTTHLTQLSDDKVLMQGVIDCLFEHEGELILLDYKTDTIHGPFPQGFTQAKPVLAKRYELQLNLYAKAIEDIWQQRVKEKILYFFDGGYVINVNDANVYEVQDE, translated from the coding sequence ATGCAGGATATGAGAATCGATATTCCCCCTAAGCCAGAAGGAAGCTTATGGACGGATGAGCAATGGCAAGCCATTAAAGCCAAAGGGCAAGATATTTTAGTTGCCGCTGCAGCAGGTTCGGGTAAAACAGCCGTTCTCGTGGAGCGCATGATTCATCGCATCTTAGACACGGAGGACCCGGTGGACGTCGATCGTCTGCTCATTGTGACCTTTACTAACGCTGCAGCAGCGGAGATGAAGACTCGAATAGGGGAAGCCCTAGAACAGGCATTAGAGCAAAACCCTGATTCTTTGTACCTCAAACGTCAATTGACACTTTTGAATAAAGCGAGTATCTCCACCCTCCACTCGTTTTGCCTAGACGTCATGAGGCGCTACTATTATCAGTTAGATTTAGATCCCAAATTCAGGGTTGCTGAGGATACGGAAGTGGCACTGATTCAAGAGGAAGTGTTTGAGACGTTATTCGAAGAATGGTACGCACAGTCTGATCATGAGGCTTTTTACGATCTCGTGGATCGTTTTAGTACCGATCGTTCTGATATTGATTTACAGCGACTCGTGTTACAACTCTATCATTTTTCTCGTAGTCACCCGTTCCCGAACCAATGGTTGGCCCATATCGTACAAAGCTATCAAAATGTAGATGATTTCTTCGCATCATGCACCAAAGCACTATGTGACCATATCCAAGGCGAATGCCAAAGCTGGTTAGACCAAATCGATACAGGACTGGCACTCACCCAGGAACTGGATGGACCAGAGGCTTACGCTGTGAATCTTGAGGCCGACCGCCAGATTATCCTAGAACTATTGCAAGCCGCAAGTGAAGGGTGGGACAGTCTCTGCACAGCTTTTGAATCTGTTAGTTTTGGTCGTTTAAAGGCTTGTAAAGGCGACCATATTGATGCGCAGAAGCAGAACAGAGTGAAACAGTTGCGAGATCGTATTAAAAAAGAGGTCAGCAAACGGCAAGAAGAATGGTTCTCACGTCCCAAAGAGGCTCACAAAGAAGACATCCTCAGCATGGGTCGCCACATCCAAACGCTTGTCTCTTGTGTCCAAGCGTTCGCCACTCGATATGATGAAATCAAACGTAAGAAGGCGATCGTTGATTTCTCTGACTTAGAGCATCTGTGTTTAGACATTTTAATGCAGGAGGGATCTACACTCGAAGCGCCTATGCCTTCCGAAGTGGCCTTAAGTTATAAGCAGAGGTTTGCTGAGATTCTTGTGGATGAATATCAGGATACGAATCTTGTACAGGAGACGATATTACAGCTCATTCGTCAGGATGACCCAGGGAATCTGTTTATGGTTGGGGACGTCAAACAGAGTATTTACCGTTTCAGGATGGCTGAACCGGGTCTATTTATACAGAAATACAAGCATTTCACACCGATTGATGACATGTTGAAAACGGACGGTCCCCCGCCAGCCATGGAGGAGGACATGCAGCGTCAGGACGACCCACAGCAAAAAGATGATGACCCACAACGGGATAACACCCAACAGGAGAACCCTCAACGCCGCTCTGCAGGGGCAGGTGTACGGATTGATCTCGCTCGCAACTTTAGAAGCCGTAGAGAAGTTTTAGAAGGAACGAACTTTCTTTTTTATCAATTAATGAGCGAACAACTCGGTGAAGTCCCTTATGATGAAGCGGCCGCACTCAAGGTGGGGGCCTCTTATCCAGAGGAAGACGTACCTGTGGAAGTGGCCATGATTGATCGCGAGGAGCTCGATGTCGAGGCGAAGGGTCATGCGTCCACTTCTACTAAGCAAAATGACTTTGTGGAAGATACAGAGGACCCAACGATAGACTTAGAAAATGTACAGCTCGAAGCGAGGTATATAGGTCAAAAAATACGTACCATGATTGGACATGAAGAGGATGCACCTACGCAAATCTATGATACTAAAACCCAACAGTATCGCTCCTTACAGTACCGTGATATTGTGATTTTACTCAGAGCGACCTCGACATGGGCCCCCGTCATCTTAGAAGAGCTGAAGCAACAAGGGATACCCGCTTACTCTGAACTGACGACTGGATATTTTGAGGCGACGGAAGTGGCCATGATGCTATCCTTGTTAAAAGTGATTGACAATCCTTATCAGGATATTCCGTTTGCCAGTGTCCTTCGATCTCCATTTGTTCAGCTAGACGGTGAAGCGTTGGCGCACATTCGCATACATCAGCAAAAAGGAAGCTTCTATGAGGCCTTTCGCGCATGTTTAACCTCTCCTGAAGGGGACTCAGAGGACTCAGACCAAGCGGTGAGGGATGCGCATAAAAATGACTTAGACGATGTAGAAGAGGCAACCGGCTCAATCCATTTAGAAGCGCCACATGGAGATACAGACGCTAGGCCCGTTTTCACCTCTGAACTGCAGAAGCGATTGTACCACTTTGATAAGCAGCTACAACAATGGAGAACGAAAGCACGCCAAGGTTCGCTCGCAGACCTGATTTGGCAGATTTATCAAGATACAGGGTATTATGACTATGTGGGTGGGATGCCTGGCGGTCAACAACGCCAAGCCAACTTACGCGCGTTGTATGATCGCGCCCGACAGTATGAATCAACGTCTTTTCGCGGGCTGTTCCGTTTTCTCAGATTTATTGAGCGGATGCAAGACCAGGGAAGAGACTTAGGGACGGCACGAGCCTTAGGTGAGCAGGAGGACGTTGTTCGCGTCATAACCATACACAAGAGTAAGGGACTTGAGTTCCCTGTCGTGTTTGTAGCAGGTTTGAATAAAAATTTCAACCGTATGGATCTGAATCAAAAGGTCCTGTTACATAAAACGTGGGGATTGGGTACGCGCGTCATTGATACGGAACAAAGAATTAGCTATCCTACATTACCCTATGGATTGTTAAAACAGCAAATGGAAAAAGAAATGTTAGCAGAGGAAATGCGCGTCTTATACGTGGCCTTGACGAGAGCGAAGGAGAGACTTGTCCTCGTAGGAACACTAAAGGAGACGATGAAGCATATCGGGGCCTGGTTGGAACACGCTCATCACAGGCGTTGGGTACTCCCAGATTTGATTCGTTTGAAAGCAAAGACGTTTTTTGACTGGATGGGTCCGGCACTCGTTCGCCACCGTCATAGCCATCCTGTCTTTGAAAAAGCACAGGTGGCCACACCCGCAGGAGAGCATCACTTAGGGGATCATGTGTCCTCTTGGCGCTTAACCTTCGTGCCTGCCTCTACGTTAGTCGCGGTCCATACAACTGATCAGCAAAAGCAGGAGGCGCGTTTGGCTGACATTCAGGCGGTCAATCCCGTACCGGAAATGACCGAACATGCTGAAGAGATTCACCGGAGACTCACTTGGCAGTATCCTTCTCACCTAGCGCAAACCATGCTAGCCAAACAATCGGTGACTGAGATTAAAAAACAGCAAGAGTGGAAGATGTTTCAGGAAGAGACATTGGAAATGAGTCCAGTCTTGGGTGAAGCGGAGCAACAACAGCCTATTGTGGATCGTCCACGTTTTTTGCAGGCCCATTCGCTGACGGCTACAGAAAGGGGAACGGCTGTACACGTCATCATGCAACATCTGCCCTTAGGTCAGTCGATGAGCATGGCAGACATGCAACGTTTTGTGCAAACCTTAGTAGATAGAGAACTACTGGACCCTACTGTAGCCGAGGATATCGATCTAACGCCACTAGTGGCGTTCTCAGACAGTGATATTAACCACCGATTGCAGGAAGCCAGTTGGATTGAAAGAGAAATGCCCTTCAGCTACACATTGCCTGCAAGTGACATACAAAAGCTTAAAGGTGAACAAGTCACCACTCACCTGACGCAACTATCTGATGACAAAGTGCTCATGCAAGGTGTCATTGACTGCTTATTCGAGCATGAAGGGGAATTGATCTTATTGGATTACAAGACGGACACGATCCATGGTCCATTTCCTCAAGGCTTTACCCAGGCAAAGCCTGTCTTAGCTAAACGGTATGAACTGCAGTTGAATTTATACGCTAAAGCAATAGAAGACATTTGGCAACAACGCGTCAAAGAAAAGATATTGTACTTCTTTGACGGCGGCTATGTGATTAACGTAAATGATGCCAACGTTTATGAAGTTCAAGATGAATAA
- a CDS encoding YueI family protein yields the protein MSEEKIEHILKQGIYGTPETKPEERKLFLSTLRERVYIALTMSQVKEKDVYPEVEQQMKGILSLDQVHMYLNGHLDYSYLSKYIQLATKYNCPFTMVQNNTHHSPMGLVLADEEAVERDSIYIEDALFKQDIASVT from the coding sequence TTGTCGGAAGAAAAAATAGAACATATCTTAAAGCAAGGCATTTACGGTACACCAGAGACGAAACCTGAGGAACGTAAACTTTTCCTGTCCACCTTGCGAGAAAGAGTTTATATCGCTCTGACTATGAGCCAGGTGAAAGAAAAGGATGTTTATCCTGAGGTAGAGCAACAAATGAAAGGGATTTTATCCTTAGATCAAGTGCATATGTATCTGAATGGCCATTTAGACTATAGCTACTTATCCAAGTACATTCAGCTTGCAACAAAGTATAACTGTCCGTTCACGATGGTCCAAAACAACACCCACCACTCCCCTATGGGGCTTGTCCTGGCAGATGAAGAAGCTGTTGAACGTGATAGCATCTATATAGAAGACGCCTTATTCAAGCAGGACATCGCGTCAGTGACCTAA